The following coding sequences are from one Acidobacteriota bacterium window:
- the epsI gene encoding EpsI family protein, producing MKIRILLLLVVMLGSAAFISVKSRPEVTPIRASLTGLPLVLGEWTGQDAPPMDSRVMDVLGVDDHIDRTYFDAEGFPTSLYVGYYQSQRSGDTMHSPLNCLPGAGWNPSRRMEISIPVEGGDAIEVNRIVISKGLDRQLVLYWYQSHGRVVASEYWGKIYTVLDALRTNRTDAALVRVICPVGGADGVAEAKAERQAIRFVQEVFPLLDDYLPL from the coding sequence ATGAAAATTCGAATTCTGCTGCTTTTGGTGGTCATGCTCGGGTCGGCCGCCTTCATCTCGGTCAAATCGCGGCCGGAAGTCACCCCCATCCGGGCGTCGCTCACGGGGCTGCCGCTCGTGCTCGGGGAGTGGACGGGGCAGGACGCCCCCCCGATGGACTCCCGGGTGATGGACGTGCTCGGGGTGGACGACCACATCGACCGGACCTATTTCGATGCCGAGGGCTTCCCCACCAGCCTCTACGTCGGCTACTACCAGAGCCAGCGCTCCGGGGACACGATGCACTCCCCCCTCAACTGCCTCCCCGGCGCGGGGTGGAATCCCTCGAGGCGGATGGAAATCTCCATCCCGGTCGAGGGGGGGGACGCGATCGAGGTCAACCGGATCGTGATCTCCAAGGGGCTCGACCGGCAGCTGGTGCTGTACTGGTACCAGAGCCACGGGCGGGTGGTGGCGAGCGAATACTGGGGGAAGATCTACACGGTACTCGACGCCCTCCGCACCAACCGGACCGACGCGGCCCTGGTGCGCGTCATCTGTCCCGTCGGCGGGGCGGACGGCGTTGCGGAGGCGAAGGCCGAACGGCAGGCGATCCGGTTCGTGCAGGAGGTTTTCCCGTTGCTCGACGACTATCTGCCGCTTTAA
- a CDS encoding type II toxin-antitoxin system HicB family antitoxin: MVKQVKIVVEKHEDGYIAYPIGLKGVVIGEGDSYEEALADVQSAIQFHMETFGAESIEGERSSF; this comes from the coding sequence ATGGTCAAACAGGTCAAGATTGTCGTCGAAAAACATGAGGATGGGTACATCGCCTATCCCATTGGGTTGAAGGGCGTTGTTATCGGCGAGGGAGACAGCTACGAGGAAGCGCTGGCAGATGTCCAGTCGGCAATCCAGTTCCATATGGAAACCTTCGGAGCGGAAAGCATTGAAGGCGAACGGTCTAGTTTTTAA
- a CDS encoding 2-oxoisovalerate dehydrogenase: MQEVVFLIQEAPEGGYTARALGHSIFTEAENWDELREAVRDSIRCHFEPTDCPRVIRLHYVRDEVLVA; the protein is encoded by the coding sequence ATGCAGGAAGTGGTTTTCCTGATCCAGGAAGCCCCGGAGGGGGGATATACCGCCAGGGCCCTGGGACACTCGATCTTCACCGAGGCCGAAAACTGGGACGAGCTCCGGGAAGCGGTTCGGGACTCCATCAGGTGTCATTTCGAACCGACAGACTGCCCCCGGGTCATCCGGCTCCATTATGTCCGGGATGAAGTGCTGGTGGCATGA
- the xrt gene encoding exosortase, whose amino-acid sequence MNKRVIATISALLVCFGLLYRGVIARLVHDWYTDDNYSHGFLIVPIALYFVWERRAKLREAAARPSLWGLALVLGSMAMLLAGILGSELFLTRVSMVGTLAGVVLFLLGWNHLKILFFPIAFLLLMIPIPAIIFNQVAFPLQLLASRFGETALTLSQIPVLREGNVIHLANTSLEVAEACSGIRSLISLLTLGIVFGYFTDTRLWVRWALAIGTIPIAIAANGIRVAGTGIAAHHYGEAAAQGFFHSFSGWIIFVAAFIMMFLLYRIIAWIAPGRPAPGPAA is encoded by the coding sequence ATGAATAAACGGGTGATCGCGACCATTTCGGCCCTCCTCGTCTGCTTCGGGCTCCTGTACCGCGGGGTGATCGCCAGGCTGGTGCACGACTGGTACACGGACGACAACTATTCGCACGGATTCCTGATCGTGCCGATCGCGCTCTACTTCGTCTGGGAGCGGCGGGCGAAGCTCCGGGAGGCCGCCGCCCGGCCGAGCCTCTGGGGCCTCGCCCTGGTCCTCGGGAGCATGGCCATGCTCCTGGCCGGCATCCTGGGATCGGAGCTCTTTCTCACCCGGGTCTCGATGGTCGGGACGCTGGCGGGCGTGGTCCTCTTTCTCCTCGGGTGGAACCACCTGAAGATCCTGTTCTTCCCGATCGCCTTCCTCCTGCTGATGATCCCGATCCCCGCCATCATTTTCAACCAGGTCGCTTTTCCGCTCCAGCTCCTCGCCTCCCGCTTCGGCGAGACGGCCCTCACCCTCAGCCAGATCCCGGTGCTGCGGGAGGGGAACGTGATCCACCTGGCCAACACCAGCCTCGAGGTGGCCGAGGCCTGCAGCGGCATCCGCTCCCTGATCTCGCTTCTGACCCTGGGAATCGTCTTCGGCTATTTCACCGATACGCGCCTCTGGGTGCGCTGGGCCCTCGCCATCGGCACCATCCCCATCGCCATCGCGGCCAACGGCATCCGCGTGGCCGGCACCGGCATCGCCGCGCACCATTACGGGGAGGCGGCGGCGCAGGGGTTCTTCCACAGCTTCTCGGGCTGGATCATTTTCGTCGCGGCCTTCATTATGATGTTCCTTTTGTATAGAATCATTGCATGGATCGCGCCCGGGCGGCCGGCCCCCGGACCGGCGGCCTGA
- a CDS encoding type II toxin-antitoxin system HicA family toxin has translation MRIPRDIGAEELITLLRRYRYRETRQTGSHIRLTTVSGGEHHLTIPRHKPLRVGTPHAILGDMAEHFGTSLEKIAEELFSKHP, from the coding sequence ATGAGAATCCCCAGGGACATCGGCGCCGAAGAACTGATAACGCTGCTCCGGCGCTACCGATACCGGGAAACGAGGCAAACGGGCAGTCACATCCGTCTCACGACAGTTTCGGGCGGCGAGCACCACCTGACCATACCGCGGCACAAGCCGCTGCGTGTCGGCACGCCGCATGCAATCCTGGGCGACATGGCCGAGCATTTCGGCACAAGCCTGGAAAAGATCGCAGAGGAGCTTTTCTCCAAGCACCCCTGA
- a CDS encoding tetratricopeptide repeat protein, translated as MKNRLCMALALALLLAGCSRSPEKYLKKGQEYFAEGKFSAAVLEFRNALKKNPRFAPAHYELGRTYLAMGGTEEGGQSIVTAAEIDPNNLDAQIAAGNFLLMQRKFDEARAKAELILKKEPRSIPGNILLANAMAGKVDLNGSIGVLKLGFDHEPQILPAFIAVQVPEKERPEPEKIEARFRETADQNPRSVEARLALANYYLLARRIEDADREYRAALEIDPGSPASEDANLSYAYFSILNNRPDEAESIYKSLRQKHPSVPRYGVLLSDFYAGIGDRDKAIETCRQMLEADPGLTVVKKRLANLHLGGRQFDQAVGIADEILKKDPNDADAHLIKGKVLFADRKVPEATEQLEASVKSNPRSAEARYYLGFAHLQSRDYPKAERELTLALRLNPALVQAYVGLAQVKLDTGDADAAVRLSQEALRINPNTSEARLVLGSAYAAQRDYARAAPEIESYVAKNPDNPAGRFRLGQLYFRQGNLARAEAEFEAALRADPEHGESLLGLGNVYLTRKTPEKALARAEQAISAHPKNPELYQVMGMLHLELGDRQKAEEFYKKAAELDPGDLPRRMTLAQFYVNTRQQDRADAVLRAILKDNPGNERALLALGRLHLGQKSYDKAIAAVDELLKNDPKHTEGSLLKGRILLAENKADEAVRTLQGAVNNEPESAEARYFLGVAQYEAKNRERAEAEWNEAVKNSPRYTPALVALGRLKLEEGKADDAAGFAREALAVNPDHQEAQLLLGSALAARKDYTAAAAQLEGFLKKHPENESGMKRLGQVYLSQGRPAQAQAQFDRILARDGGDVEAWAGTVAALLAQKQPEQAIRRLDRRLADAPPIAKLYELRGMVYLSQKNLQKAEESYVKAAELDPSNLQQQTQLANFYAGVGKPDQAMRKLESLVSAHPGDSGLKKRLARLYLQNKAWDKAAALADQLVKQSDPEGRVLKAQGLLAQNKGAEAVKELQAAVAADRNSAEARYLLGAAYLADKKADQAETEWNEAIRINDRFTQAYASLAQLRLASGDADGAIRHAQQGLRVSPDETGLRVLLGSARMRKRDFSGALSEFDTVLKALPDNAAARYNRGIANVNLQMSRNQPDRAVRTAEEQIRAFPDRAEPHLLLGQIEMSRKNYAKAEAAFRKALDIDGDNLAAYGLLGQLFMAQKAADRAIREFNHALEVNPKYIQAHILLASVYESQKNREQAKHHYRKALEIHPNSPVAANNLAWLLADGGENLDEALKLAQAASQQARDVAAAPRDVAAVQDTLGWVYYKKGSHRAAIDALGQAVRLEPKGAVYHYHLGMAYLKNGEKDQAKRSLAEALKLSASFPGADEAKRTLSTL; from the coding sequence ATGAAAAACAGACTCTGCATGGCGTTGGCGTTGGCGCTCCTGCTCGCGGGATGCTCCCGGAGCCCGGAGAAGTACCTCAAGAAGGGGCAGGAATATTTCGCCGAGGGGAAATTCAGCGCGGCGGTGCTCGAGTTCCGCAACGCCCTGAAGAAGAACCCCCGCTTCGCCCCGGCCCATTACGAACTCGGCCGGACCTACCTCGCCATGGGCGGGACGGAGGAGGGGGGGCAGTCGATCGTGACGGCGGCCGAAATAGACCCCAACAACCTCGACGCGCAGATCGCGGCGGGGAATTTTCTCCTGATGCAGCGCAAATTCGACGAGGCCCGGGCCAAGGCCGAACTCATTCTCAAAAAAGAGCCCCGGAGCATCCCCGGAAATATCCTGCTCGCCAACGCCATGGCGGGGAAGGTCGACCTGAACGGGTCGATCGGGGTTCTGAAGCTGGGGTTCGACCATGAGCCCCAGATCCTTCCCGCCTTCATCGCCGTCCAGGTCCCGGAGAAGGAGCGCCCGGAACCGGAAAAAATCGAGGCCCGCTTCCGGGAAACGGCCGACCAGAACCCGCGTTCGGTCGAGGCCCGCCTGGCCCTGGCCAATTATTACCTCCTTGCGCGGCGGATCGAGGACGCGGACCGGGAGTACCGCGCCGCCCTCGAGATCGACCCCGGTTCCCCCGCTTCCGAAGACGCCAACCTCTCCTACGCCTACTTCTCGATCCTCAACAACCGGCCGGACGAGGCGGAGAGCATCTACAAGAGCCTGCGGCAGAAGCACCCGAGCGTGCCCCGCTACGGCGTCCTCCTCTCCGACTTCTACGCCGGGATCGGCGACCGGGACAAGGCGATCGAGACCTGCCGGCAGATGCTCGAGGCCGACCCCGGGCTGACGGTGGTCAAGAAGCGCCTGGCAAACCTCCACCTGGGAGGACGGCAATTCGACCAGGCGGTCGGGATCGCCGACGAGATCCTGAAAAAGGACCCGAACGACGCCGACGCCCACCTGATCAAGGGGAAGGTCCTGTTCGCGGACCGGAAGGTGCCCGAAGCCACCGAGCAGCTCGAGGCGAGCGTCAAGTCGAACCCGCGCTCGGCCGAAGCCCGCTACTACCTCGGGTTCGCCCACCTGCAATCGCGCGACTACCCCAAGGCCGAACGGGAGCTGACCCTGGCGCTGCGGCTGAACCCGGCGCTGGTGCAGGCCTACGTCGGCCTGGCCCAGGTCAAGCTCGACACCGGGGACGCCGACGCCGCCGTGCGCCTCAGCCAGGAAGCGCTCCGGATCAACCCGAACACGTCGGAAGCCCGGCTCGTCCTGGGGAGCGCCTACGCCGCCCAGCGCGACTACGCCCGGGCGGCGCCCGAGATCGAATCGTACGTGGCGAAAAACCCCGACAACCCGGCCGGGCGCTTCAGGCTGGGGCAGCTTTACTTCCGCCAGGGGAACCTCGCCCGGGCCGAGGCGGAGTTCGAAGCCGCCCTCCGCGCCGACCCGGAGCACGGCGAGAGCCTCCTGGGGCTGGGGAACGTGTACCTGACGCGCAAAACGCCCGAAAAGGCGCTTGCCCGGGCGGAGCAGGCCATCTCGGCCCACCCGAAGAACCCGGAGCTGTACCAGGTCATGGGGATGCTCCACCTCGAGCTTGGAGACCGGCAGAAGGCCGAGGAGTTCTATAAAAAGGCCGCGGAGTTGGATCCCGGGGACCTGCCGCGGCGGATGACGCTGGCGCAGTTTTACGTCAACACCCGCCAGCAGGACAGGGCGGACGCCGTTCTGCGCGCGATTCTCAAGGACAACCCCGGCAACGAGCGGGCGCTGCTGGCGCTCGGCCGGCTGCACCTGGGGCAGAAATCGTACGACAAAGCCATCGCGGCGGTGGATGAGCTGCTGAAGAACGACCCCAAGCATACCGAAGGGTCCCTCCTGAAGGGCCGGATCCTGCTCGCCGAAAACAAGGCCGACGAGGCGGTCAGGACGCTTCAGGGGGCGGTCAACAACGAGCCGGAATCGGCCGAGGCCCGGTACTTCCTGGGCGTAGCCCAGTACGAGGCCAAAAACCGGGAGCGGGCGGAGGCGGAGTGGAACGAGGCGGTCAAGAACTCCCCGCGCTACACCCCCGCCCTGGTCGCGCTGGGGCGGCTGAAGCTCGAGGAGGGGAAGGCGGACGACGCCGCGGGCTTTGCCCGCGAGGCGCTCGCCGTCAACCCGGACCACCAGGAGGCCCAGCTCCTGCTGGGGAGCGCGCTCGCGGCCAGAAAGGACTACACCGCGGCGGCGGCGCAGCTCGAAGGGTTCCTCAAGAAACACCCCGAGAACGAATCGGGCATGAAGCGGCTGGGGCAGGTCTACCTCTCCCAGGGAAGGCCGGCGCAGGCCCAGGCCCAGTTCGACCGGATCCTGGCCCGCGACGGCGGCGACGTCGAGGCCTGGGCCGGCACGGTCGCCGCCCTGCTGGCCCAGAAGCAGCCGGAGCAGGCGATCCGGCGCCTCGACCGGCGGCTGGCCGACGCCCCCCCCATCGCCAAACTCTACGAGCTGCGGGGGATGGTCTACCTCTCCCAGAAGAACCTGCAGAAAGCGGAGGAGTCGTACGTCAAGGCGGCGGAGCTCGACCCTTCCAACCTCCAGCAGCAGACCCAGCTCGCCAACTTCTACGCCGGCGTCGGCAAGCCCGACCAGGCGATGCGCAAACTCGAAAGCCTGGTCTCGGCCCACCCGGGCGACTCCGGCCTCAAAAAGCGGCTGGCGCGCCTGTACCTCCAGAACAAGGCCTGGGACAAGGCCGCGGCCCTGGCCGACCAGCTCGTCAAGCAGAGCGACCCGGAAGGCCGCGTTTTGAAGGCCCAGGGGCTGCTGGCCCAAAACAAGGGGGCGGAAGCGGTCAAGGAACTGCAGGCGGCGGTGGCCGCCGACCGCAACTCGGCCGAAGCCCGCTACCTCCTGGGGGCCGCCTACCTGGCCGATAAAAAGGCAGACCAGGCGGAAACGGAGTGGAACGAGGCGATCCGGATCAACGACCGGTTCACGCAGGCCTACGCGTCGCTGGCCCAGCTCCGGCTGGCGTCGGGGGACGCCGACGGCGCCATCCGCCACGCCCAGCAGGGGCTGCGGGTATCCCCGGACGAGACGGGGCTCCGGGTCCTTTTGGGGAGCGCGCGGATGCGAAAGCGCGATTTCAGCGGGGCGCTGAGCGAATTCGACACCGTGCTCAAAGCCCTGCCCGACAACGCCGCGGCGCGGTACAACCGCGGCATCGCCAACGTCAATCTCCAGATGAGCCGGAACCAGCCCGACCGGGCCGTCCGGACCGCGGAGGAGCAGATCCGGGCGTTCCCCGACCGGGCGGAGCCCCATCTGCTCCTCGGGCAGATCGAGATGTCACGGAAGAATTACGCGAAGGCGGAAGCGGCCTTCCGCAAGGCGCTCGACATCGACGGGGACAACCTGGCCGCCTACGGGCTGCTGGGGCAGCTGTTCATGGCCCAGAAGGCGGCCGACCGGGCGATCCGGGAGTTCAACCACGCCCTCGAGGTCAACCCGAAATATATCCAGGCCCACATCCTGCTGGCCTCGGTCTACGAGTCGCAGAAGAACCGGGAGCAGGCCAAGCACCACTACCGCAAGGCGCTCGAGATCCACCCGAATTCGCCGGTGGCGGCCAACAACCTGGCCTGGCTTCTGGCCGACGGCGGGGAGAACCTCGACGAGGCGCTGAAACTGGCCCAGGCGGCCAGCCAGCAGGCGCGCGACGTGGCGGCCGCGCCACGCGACGTGGCGGCCGTGCAGGACACGCTTGGGTGGGTCTACTACAAGAAAGGGTCCCACCGGGCAGCCATCGACGCCCTGGGCCAGGCCGTGCGCCTCGAGCCCAAGGGGGCGGTCTACCACTACCACCTGGGGATGGCCTACCTCAAAAACGGGGAGAAGGATCAGGCGAAGCGCTCGCTCGCGGAGGCGCTCAAGCTCTCGGCCAGTTTCCCCGGGGCGGATGAGGCGAAGCGTACGTTGTCCACCTTATAG
- the prsR gene encoding PEP-CTERM-box response regulator transcription factor, with translation MKKNRVDKKINHPEALPRILVVDDDEQIRKQITWALADDFQVFAAGDRPGALELFRKERIPVVLLDLGLPPRPRDAEEGLAALEEMMGLDPLAKIIIVSGNSERASALAAVEKGAHDIFPKPVELDELKVVLHRVRRRLELERESIEERHLADRVSFDDIIGSSAPMQEVFATIGKVAGTDVPVLITGESGTGKELIANAIHNRSRRKGGPFIPINCGAIPETLLESELFGHEKGSFTGASTQRRGKLEYASGGTLFLDEIGELAPEPQVKLLRFLQEKVVERVGGRQPISIDARVIAATNQDLEERVKAGRFREDLYFRLAVVRMELPPLRERGEDVIQLAEHLALAFAKELKKPARKFNRAALDALRRHGWPGNVRELQNRVKRALVLSDGPAIGPAELELEAPEDSDPTPVTLKEAREAVEKEKISSALRDNNGNVSKTAKILGISRPTLYDLMSRYGL, from the coding sequence ATGAAGAAGAACCGGGTTGATAAGAAGATCAATCATCCTGAAGCGCTCCCCAGGATCCTCGTGGTCGACGACGACGAGCAGATCCGCAAGCAGATCACCTGGGCGCTGGCGGACGATTTCCAGGTGTTTGCCGCCGGGGACCGGCCCGGGGCGCTCGAGCTGTTCCGGAAGGAACGGATCCCCGTGGTGCTGCTCGATCTCGGCCTCCCCCCCCGGCCGCGCGACGCGGAGGAGGGGCTCGCCGCGCTCGAGGAGATGATGGGGCTCGACCCCCTGGCCAAGATCATCATCGTCTCGGGCAACTCCGAACGCGCCAGTGCCCTGGCCGCCGTCGAAAAGGGGGCGCACGACATTTTCCCCAAGCCGGTGGAGCTGGACGAGCTGAAGGTGGTGCTGCACCGGGTCCGCCGCCGGCTGGAACTGGAGCGCGAGAGCATCGAGGAGCGGCACCTGGCCGACCGGGTCTCCTTCGACGACATCATCGGCTCGAGCGCCCCGATGCAGGAGGTCTTCGCCACCATCGGCAAGGTGGCCGGCACCGACGTCCCGGTCCTGATCACCGGGGAGAGCGGAACCGGCAAGGAGCTGATCGCCAACGCCATCCACAACCGGAGCCGCAGGAAAGGAGGCCCCTTCATCCCGATCAACTGTGGCGCCATTCCCGAAACCCTCCTCGAGAGCGAGCTGTTCGGCCACGAAAAGGGGTCCTTTACGGGGGCGTCGACCCAGCGGCGGGGGAAGCTCGAGTACGCCAGCGGCGGCACCCTCTTTCTCGACGAGATCGGGGAGCTGGCGCCCGAACCGCAGGTGAAGCTGCTGCGCTTTCTCCAGGAAAAGGTGGTCGAGCGGGTGGGCGGGAGGCAGCCGATTTCCATCGACGCCCGGGTCATCGCCGCCACCAACCAGGACCTGGAGGAACGGGTCAAGGCCGGCCGCTTCCGGGAGGACCTCTACTTCCGCCTGGCCGTGGTCCGGATGGAACTCCCCCCCCTGCGCGAGCGCGGGGAGGACGTCATCCAGCTGGCGGAGCACCTGGCGCTGGCGTTCGCGAAGGAACTGAAAAAGCCGGCCCGGAAATTCAACCGGGCGGCGCTGGACGCCCTGCGCCGGCACGGCTGGCCCGGAAACGTGCGCGAGCTCCAGAACCGGGTCAAGCGCGCCCTCGTCCTGTCGGACGGGCCCGCCATCGGCCCCGCGGAACTGGAACTGGAGGCCCCCGAGGATTCCGACCCGACCCCGGTCACGCTCAAGGAGGCCCGGGAAGCGGTGGAAAAGGAAAAGATCAGCAGCGCCCTCCGGGACAACAACGGGAACGTGTCGAAAACGGCCAAGATCCTCGGGATCAGCCGGCCGACCCTGTACGACCTGATGTCGAGATACGGATTGTAG